The following proteins are co-located in the Zonotrichia albicollis isolate bZonAlb1 chromosome 1, bZonAlb1.hap1, whole genome shotgun sequence genome:
- the XRCC2 gene encoding DNA repair protein XRCC2 isoform X1, translated as MRQVPLEILLQNAEVNTSWIKTQLRARLEGRSSLKNLEPCLFAEEGSPVHGDVIEFHGPEGTGKTEMLYHLLARCIIAKAQGGLEVEVMFVDTDYHFDMLRLVTVLENRLAQGTEEMIKQCLGRLFLVSCSSSTQLLLTLHSLENLFCAHPSLCVLILDSLSAFYWIDRSNGGESLTLQEMNLKKCANFLEKLVTQHHLILFATTQTLMQKSANSAEGFLPSKLPHETDTDYRPYLCKSWQQMVTHRMFFSKQCNSGNSKGFTVVSCHLKRNQIVKRSFSVAESGVQF; from the exons CTGCGTGCACGACTCGAGGGCAGAAGTTCTCTGAAGAATCTCGAGCCTTGTCTGTTTGCTGAGGAAGGATCTCCTGTTCATG GAGATGTTATTGAATTCCACGGCCCAGAAGGGACAGGCAAAACAGAAATGCTTTATCACCTGCTGGCCCGCTGCATCATTGCCAAGGCACAGGGAGGGCTGGAAGTGGAAGTGATGTTTGTTGACACCGATTACCACTTCGATATGCTCCGCCTGGTCACCGTTCTTGAGAacaggctggcacaggggacagAAGAAATGATAAAGCAGTGCCTGGGAAGGCTCTTCCTTGTCAGCTGCAGTAGCAGCACTCAGTTACTGCTGACTCTCCACTCTCTAGAAAACTTGTTCTGTGCTCACCCCTCGCTCTGTGTTTTGATTTTAGACAGTTTATCAGCTTTTTATTGGATAGACAGAAGCAATGGAGGGGAGAGTCTTACCTTGCAGGAGATGAACCTGAAGAAATGTGCTAACTTCCTTGAAAAGCTTGTGACACAGCACCACTTGATCCTCTTTGCAACAACACAGACACTAATGCAGAAATCTGCAAACTCTGCAGAAGGCTTTTTACCTTCAAAACTTCCACATGAAACTGATACAGACTACAGACCATATCTCTGTAAATCATGGCAGCAAATGGTAACACACAGGATGTTTTTCTCTAAGCAGTGTAATTCTGGCAACAGCAAAGGTTTTACTGTAGTTTCTTGCCACCTCAAAAGAAACCAGATAGTAAAACGTTCATTTAGTGTTGCAGAAAGTGGAGTTCAGTTTTAA
- the XRCC2 gene encoding DNA repair protein XRCC2 isoform X2, producing the protein MGDAFGGAESGTQLRARLEGRSSLKNLEPCLFAEEGSPVHGDVIEFHGPEGTGKTEMLYHLLARCIIAKAQGGLEVEVMFVDTDYHFDMLRLVTVLENRLAQGTEEMIKQCLGRLFLVSCSSSTQLLLTLHSLENLFCAHPSLCVLILDSLSAFYWIDRSNGGESLTLQEMNLKKCANFLEKLVTQHHLILFATTQTLMQKSANSAEGFLPSKLPHETDTDYRPYLCKSWQQMVTHRMFFSKQCNSGNSKGFTVVSCHLKRNQIVKRSFSVAESGVQF; encoded by the exons CTGCGTGCACGACTCGAGGGCAGAAGTTCTCTGAAGAATCTCGAGCCTTGTCTGTTTGCTGAGGAAGGATCTCCTGTTCATG GAGATGTTATTGAATTCCACGGCCCAGAAGGGACAGGCAAAACAGAAATGCTTTATCACCTGCTGGCCCGCTGCATCATTGCCAAGGCACAGGGAGGGCTGGAAGTGGAAGTGATGTTTGTTGACACCGATTACCACTTCGATATGCTCCGCCTGGTCACCGTTCTTGAGAacaggctggcacaggggacagAAGAAATGATAAAGCAGTGCCTGGGAAGGCTCTTCCTTGTCAGCTGCAGTAGCAGCACTCAGTTACTGCTGACTCTCCACTCTCTAGAAAACTTGTTCTGTGCTCACCCCTCGCTCTGTGTTTTGATTTTAGACAGTTTATCAGCTTTTTATTGGATAGACAGAAGCAATGGAGGGGAGAGTCTTACCTTGCAGGAGATGAACCTGAAGAAATGTGCTAACTTCCTTGAAAAGCTTGTGACACAGCACCACTTGATCCTCTTTGCAACAACACAGACACTAATGCAGAAATCTGCAAACTCTGCAGAAGGCTTTTTACCTTCAAAACTTCCACATGAAACTGATACAGACTACAGACCATATCTCTGTAAATCATGGCAGCAAATGGTAACACACAGGATGTTTTTCTCTAAGCAGTGTAATTCTGGCAACAGCAAAGGTTTTACTGTAGTTTCTTGCCACCTCAAAAGAAACCAGATAGTAAAACGTTCATTTAGTGTTGCAGAAAGTGGAGTTCAGTTTTAA